In Zonotrichia albicollis isolate bZonAlb1 unplaced genomic scaffold, bZonAlb1.hap1 Scaffold_83, whole genome shotgun sequence, one DNA window encodes the following:
- the LOC141728088 gene encoding serine/threonine-protein kinase PAK 3-like: protein MELKVSELIVMKVNRNPSLVSCLDSYLVGEELSLVMEYMDGGTLSNVISKTYLSEDEMAAISRECLQGLDFLHSNHVIHQDVKSRNILLRTDGSVKLADFGLFAQLSPEQGRRSSVAGAAGWLAPEVVTGQPCGPKVDVWSLGIVGIEMVEREVPSWNETPVLPQLLIATGGKQKLQQPNLFSSCLHDFLSCCLQRDEARRWSAKELLQHPFVRFAEPASSLVPLIVSVKKRKKTECDNHIRTIYSLTGLE, encoded by the exons ATGGAACTAAAAGTCAGTGAACTCATAGTCATGAAGGTGAACAGGAATCCCAGCCTGGTCAGCTGTTTAGACAG ctaccttgtggGTGAGGAATTGTCCCTGGTtatggagtacatggatggaggcactcTGAGCAATGTCATCAGCAAGACCTACTTGTCagaagatgagatggcagccatcagtcgggag tgcctgcaaggactggattttcttcattcaaaccaTGTTATCCACCAAGATGTGAAGAGcagaaacatccttctcagaacagacggctctgtcaagctgg ctgactttggcctctttgctcagctcagccctgagcagggcagacggAGCTCCGTGGCCGGCGCTGCTgggtggctggcgcctgaagtggtgacaggtcaaccatgtggccccaaagtggacgtATGGTCTTTGGGAATCGTGGGCATCGAAATGGTGGAACGAGAAGTTCCTTCCTGGAATGAAACTCCTGTCCTG cctcaactcctgatagccacaggaggaaaacaaaagctgcagcagcccaacttattttcatcctgcctgcatgacttcctgagctgttgcctgcagagagatgaggcgcggcgctggtctgccaaggagctgctgcag catccatttgtaagatttgctgagcctgcatccagcctggtgccactgattgtttcagtgaagaagaggaagaagacaGAATGTGACAATCACATCAGAACCATTTATTCCTTAACAGGTTTAGAGTAG